The Herpetosiphonaceae bacterium genome segment AAGGCGGGATAAGACGATCCGGCTGACGGCGCTCCTGCACCATGTGAACGTCGACCTGCTGCGCTTTGCGTTTCACCAGCTGAAGCGTCGGGCGGCACCAGGCGTCGACGGCATCACCTGGCACGAGTACGAGGCAGACCTCGAGGCCAACCTCGCGGATCTGCATGGACGCGTACAGCGGGGCGCCTACCGGGCGAAGCCGTCCCGGCGGCAGTACATCCCCAAGCCCGACGGCCGGCAACGGCCGCTCGGCATCGCTGCGCTGGAGGACAAGATCGTCCAGCGCGCGGTGGTGGAGGTGCTGAACGCCATCTACGAGACGGATTTCCTCGGCTTCTCCTACGGCTTTCGGCCGGCGCGCAGCCAGCACCATGCGCTGGACGCGCTCGTGGTCGGAATCTACCGGCGGAGGATCAACTGGATCCTGGATGCCGACATCCGGGCGTTCTTCGACTGCATGAGCCACGCGTGGCTGATGCGATTCCTGGAACACCGGATCGGGGACAGGCGCATGCTGCGCCTGATCGGCAAGTGGCTGAAGGCGGGCGTGCTCGAAGAGGGGCGTCTGCTGACGGTCGAGCGGGGCACGCCCCAGGGCGCGGTGATCTCGCCGCTTCTGGCGAACATCTACCTTCACTACGTCTACGACCTCTGGGTGCAGCGCTGGCGACGGCGCTCGGCCCAGGGCGACGTGATCGTGGTGCGGTACGCCGACGACATGGTGGTGGGCTTCCAGTACCTTGCCGATGCGCATCGGTTCTTGGCCGAGCTGAAGCAGCGGCTGGAGGCGTTCGCGTTGGAGGTGCACCCGGACAAGACCCGGATCATCGAGTTCGGACGGTTCGCTCATGAGAACCGCTTGGCGCGAGGTCAGGGCAAGCCTGAAACCTTCGCCTTTCTCGG includes the following:
- the ltrA gene encoding group II intron reverse transcriptase/maturase, whose protein sequence is EPGDPPAGRSGSSARAVRIGKAECPNPMMHGRWKSDPLIVPVKPPNKAEFVAAEAVEGRGGAKGNAVLSSTRQTQSWASVSQAMDRIRCAARRDKTIRLTALLHHVNVDLLRFAFHQLKRRAAPGVDGITWHEYEADLEANLADLHGRVQRGAYRAKPSRRQYIPKPDGRQRPLGIAALEDKIVQRAVVEVLNAIYETDFLGFSYGFRPARSQHHALDALVVGIYRRRINWILDADIRAFFDCMSHAWLMRFLEHRIGDRRMLRLIGKWLKAGVLEEGRLLTVERGTPQGAVISPLLANIYLHYVYDLWVQRWRRRSAQGDVIVVRYADDMVVGFQYLADAHRFLAELKQRLEAFALEVHPDKTRIIEFGRFAHENRLARGQGKPETFAFLGFTHIYGQSRQGRGLIRRHTIRERLNAKLRQVKATLRRMRHMPIPEQGRYLRLVLNGFYNYYAVPTNFRALN